Within Chlamydia pneumoniae TW-183, the genomic segment TAGGCTTAAACCTACCTTAAAAAGTCTGATCCCTAATCTTCTTTTCTTATTGCTCACTCTTTCAAGCTGCTCAAAGCAAAAACAAGAACCCTTAGGAAAACATCTCGTTATTGCGATGAGCCATGATCTCGCCGACCTAGATCCTCGCAATGCCTATTTAAGCAGAGATGCTTCCCTAGCAAAAGCCCTCTATGAAGGACTGACAAGAGAAACTGATCAAGGAATCGCACTGGCTCTTGCAGAAAGTTATACCCTGTCAAAAGATCATAAGGTCTATACCTTTAAACTCAGACCTTCTGTGTGGAGCGATGGCACTCCACTCACTGCTTATGACTTTGAAAAATCTATAAAACAACTGTACTTCGAAGAATTTTCACCTTCCATACATACTTTACTCGGCGTGATTAAAAATTCTTCGGCAATCCACAATGCTCAAAAATCTCTGGAAACTCTTGGGATACAGGCAAAAGATGATCTTACTTTGGTGATTACCCTAGAGCAACCTTTCCCATACTTTCTCACACTTATCGCTCGCCCCGTATTCTCCCCTGTTCATCACACCCTTAGGGAATCCTATAAGAAAGGAACACCCCCATCCACATACATCTCCAATGGGCCCTTTGTCTTAAAAAAACATGAACACCAAAACTACTTAATTTTAGAAAAAAATCCTCACTACTATGATCATGAATCAGTAAAGTTAGACCGAGTCACCTTAAAAATTATCCCAGACGCCTCCACAGCCACGAAACTTTTCAAAAGTAAATCTATAGATTGGATTGGCTCACCTTGGAGCGCTCCGATATCTAACGAAGACCAAAAAGTTCTCTCCCAAGAAAAGATTCTTACCTATTCTGTTTCAAGCACCACCCTTCTTATCTATAACCTGCAAAAACCTCTAATACAAAATAAAGCCCTCAGGAAAGCCATTGCTCATGCTATTGATAGAAAATCTATCTTAAGACTCGTGCCTTCAGGACAAGAAGCTGTAACTCTAGTTCCCCCAAATCTTTCACAACTCAATCTTCAAAAAGAGATCTCAACAGAAGAACGACAAACAAAAGCCAGAGCATATTTTCAAGAAGCTAAAGAAACACTTTCTGAAAAAGAACTCGCAGAACTCAGCATCCTCTATCCTATAGATTCCTCGAATTCCTCCATCATAGCTCAAGAAATCCAAAGACAACTTAAAGATACCTTAGGATTGAAAATCAAAATCCAAGGCATGGAGTACCACTGCTTTTTAAAGAAACGTCGTCAAGGAGATTTCTTCATAGCGACAGGAGGATGGATTGCGGAATACGTAAGCCCCGTAGCCTTCCTATCTATTCTAGGCAACCCCAGAGACCTCACACAATGGAGAAACAGTGATTACGAAAAGACTTTAGAGAAACTCTATCTCCCTCATGCCTACAAAGAGAATTTAAAACGCGCAGAAATGATAATAGAAGAAGAAACCCCGATTATCCCCCTGTATCACGGCAAATATATTTACGCTATACATCCTAAAATCCAGAATACATTCGGATCTCTTCTAGGCCACACAGATCTCAAAAATATCGATATCTTAAGTTAGATCCGAAATGGAAAAATTAAAAATTTTATAGACAATCTTGAAAAGAGAATTAAAAATTTTTAATTTAAATTATAGTTGCAATTGAAAACGCCCCTAAGAATCGGGGCCCCTAACTACTGAATCTACGTGAAATGCAATTGTTAAAAAAATAAGAGATTTATAGAAAAATAAAAGTCTTCCTTCCCAACGCATTTTTTGTATTGAAGATGACTAAAAATGAAAGTATAATGACTTAAACATTTTAGAGCTGAGGTCTACTTCAAGGTAGAAATGCTTAATAGGGTTGTCTCTCGTGTTCTCATACATAAAAAACCGAATTCTTTTTAATTTGCTTTCTCTATGGATTGTTTTGACACTCACGTTCCTAGTTATGAAAACCATCCCAGGAGATCCTTTCAATGACGAAGGCTGCAATGTTCTTTCCGAAGAGGTCTTACAAACCCTAAAGTCTCGATACGGTTTAGATAAACCTCTCTATCAACAATACACACAATACCTCCACTCCATCGCAAAACTAGATTTTGGGAACTCGTTAGTTTATAAAGATCGCAAAGTAACGAACATCATTTCGACTGCCTTTCCTATATCAGCAATCCTAGGATTGCAAAGTCTTTTTCTCTCCATAGGAGGGGGGATCGCTCTCGGCACCATAGCAGCATTAAAAAAAAAGAAACAAAGACGCTATATTCTAGGCGCCTCTATACTCCAAATCTCGATTCCTGCTTTTATATTCGCAACACTCTTACAATATGTCTTTGCTGTAAAAATTCCTCTTCTTCCTATCGCCTGTTGGGGAAGCTTTACTCATACTATACTCCCGACTCTCGCACTTGCTGTAACTCCCATGGCCTTCATCATACAGCTTACCTACTCTTCAGTATCCGCAGCATTAAACAAAGACTATGTCCTACTAGCCTATGCAAAAGGACTCTCCCCACTTAAAGTCGTTATAAAACATATTTTACCCTACGCCATATTCCCAACCATTTCTTATTCCGCATTCCTAACTACTACAGTGATTACAGGAACCTTTGCTATCGAAAATATCTTCTGTATTCCTGGATTAGGTAAATGGTTTATTTGTAGTATCAAACAACGAGACTACCCAGTAGCCCTTGGCTTATCCGTATTTTATGGAACCTTATTTATGCTCTCTTCTTTACTTTCTGACCTGATTCAATCCATTATAGATCCGCAAATCCGTTATGCGCACGGAAAGGAAAAAAAAAGAAAATAAAAGTCATAAGAAAAAAAGAAGCATAAACTTATGGAAAACCTATCCTCAGCTCCATCACGTAGCATTTGGAAATCTATAATCCAGAATAAAATGCTTGTTCTAGGCCTCACGACCCTCATAATTCTAATGCTTGGAGCCCTCCTTTTGCCATGGTTCTATCAAGATTATGAACAGACTTCATTAAAAGACATTCTTGTCTCTCCATGCTCGCGCTTTCCCTTTGGCACAGACACTCTAGGCAGGTGCATGTTTGCCCGAACTCTACGAGGTCTACGACTCTCCTTACTCATAGCGACGATCGCTACACTTATTGATGTGTGTGTGGGACTTTTGTGGGCCACTGTTGCTATATCTGGAGGGAAAAAAATAGATTTCTTAATGATGCGAACCACAGAGATTCTCTTTTCTCTACCGAGAATCCCCATCATTATTCTTCTTTTAGTCATCTTCCATCACGGACTGCTCCCGCTAATCCTTGCAATGACAATTACAGGATGGATTCCTATATCTCGAATTATCTACGGTCAGTTTCTACTCCTGAAAAATAAGCCCTTTGTCCTTTCTGCAAAAGCCATGCATGCCTCCACGTTTCATATTCTAAAGAAGCATCTTCTTCCCAATACCCTAGCTCCCATCATATCTACATTGATTTTTACTATTCCTAACGCTATCTATACCGAAGCCTTCATTAGCTTCCTGGGTCTAGGAATACAGCCTCCTCAAGCAAGCCTCGGCACCTTAGTTAAAGAGGGAATCAATGCTATAGATTACTACCCATGGCTATTTTTCTTCCCCTCTCTAATTATGATTGCCCTCTCTATAAGCTTCAATCTCATCGGCGAGGGGGCTAAAACACTATGTCTCGAAGAGGGATCTCATGGATAACTACTTACTAAATATCAAGGATCTCACAATAACCTCTACAAACCCTAAGAGAACTCTAATTGAAAATTTATCACTACAGCTCAAAGAAAATCGAAATCTTGCTCTAGTCGGAGAGAGCGGCTCAGGGAAAACTACAATTACCAAAGCCATCCTAGGCTTCCTCCCCGAAAATTGTCTGATCAAAACCGGAAGTATTTTATTTGAAGATATAGATATTACCAAGCTCTCACCAAAAGAGCTCCATAAGATCCGCGGTCAAAAGATCGCCACAATACTACAAAATGCTATGGGTTCTCTAACCCCATCCATGCGCATAGGAATGCAAATCATAGAAACCTTAAGACAACACCACAAAATGAATAAAGAGGAAGCCTATAATAAAGCTATGCAACTCCTTACCGATGTTTGCATTCCTAATCCAAAATATAGCTTCTCACAATACCCCTTTGAATTGAGTGGTGGCATGCGCCAACGTGTTGTAATCGCCATAGCACTCGCAAGCCAACCTAAGCTCATTCTTGCCGATGAACCTACAACAGCCCTAGACTCTATGTCACAAGCTCAAGTCCTTAGGATTCTTCGTAATATCCAACAACAGAAACAAGCTACAATCCTTCTTGTTACCCATAACCTCTCTCTAGTCAAAGAGCTCTGTAATGATATCTGTATTATCAAAGACGGCAAACTCATAGAAACAGGAACCGTTGAAGAGATTTTCCTCTCTCCGAAACACCCCTATACTCTCAAGCTCCTCAATGCTGTCTCTAAAATCCCTATTAAAAAAACCAGCTCTCCCATCCTTAAAAATAAGTTCCAACCTCTAATGAGTATGCAAGGTGGTTTATGACAACTCTACTAAGTATAAAGGACCTTTCCCTAACCATCAGAGGAAAGAAAATTCTTAATCATATTAACCTCAACCTAATCAAAGGAAGCTACTTAACAATCGTAGGACCCAGTGGCTCAGGAAAATCTTCCTTAGCACTTACTATTCTGGATCTCCTAAAACCTACCACAGGAACAATCACGTTTCATATGGACCCCAAGATCCCCAGAGCACGTAAGGTCCAAGTGATCTGGCAGGATATCGACTCGAGTCTAAATCCCTGCATGTCTATAAAAGGAATTATTTCCGAACCCCTAAATATCATCGGAACCTATTCTAAAGCCGAACAAAATAAAGAGATTTATAACGTTCTTGATCTTGTGAACCTCCCCAAGTCTGTTCTCCACCTTAAGCCTTATAAACTCAGTGGAGGACAAAAACAACGCATAGCCATTGCAAAAGCTCTAGTCTCAAAACCCGAGCTCCTTATCTGTGATGAACCCCTCTCCTCACTAGACACGCTCAACCAATCCCTAATCTTAGACCTTTTTCAAACAATAAAAAAAGAATACCAAAATACCCTTCTCTTTATCACCCACGATATGTCCGCAGCGTATTATATTGCAGACACTATCGCCGTCATGGATCAAGGAAGTCTTGTCGAACATGCTTGTAGAGAAAAAATTTTCTCAACTCCCAAGCATACAACTACACAAGATCTTCTCGACGCCATCCCCATATTTTCCTTGATCTCCACAGAAATGGAACCCTCGGAAGAATACGAATTACAAGTCGCCTCAAAGTAAATAGATTTAGAAATAACGAATTCTTATAGAAAAATTAGGATTTTTGACGTCTCTCAATAGAAAAATGAAAGTCTGATATGATGAATCAAAAAAACCAATAGTTAATTTGATTTTTGAATTGTTTTTTCTCAGAAAGTTCCTTGACTCCACTAAAAACTCGCTATCTAGTTATAAAATAGAGTCAACGCCTCCTACGGCCGTCCAATCTAGGGTTAGATCAAAAAAACTTAACACTAGAATCAGACGCCAATTATTTCTAAACTATTGTATTACAATCATTCCTATTTGAATTAAACACTTTGAATCCCCATAATGTTCTTGCTTCAACAAACGCAACCATTCTAAAAGAACCCTCGCCTTCTCTATTGCGACGTGTACCTTAATTTATTGAAATATAAAGCATCCGAAAACTGTAGTTCTATTAAGAGCTGGGCGCTTAGGAACCTTAAGTTATTCCTATAAATCGTCCCCCTCCCCCAAAAAAACAATAAAGAGACCAGTTGTATGAATACCTATACCTTCTCTCCTACACTTCAGAAAAGCTTCAGCCTATTTCTTTTAGAAAAATTAGACTCTTACTTTTTCTTTGGAGGGACTCGTACACAAATCTTAGTCATCACACCAACCAATATTAGATTAGCAGCTAAAAAAAGAGGGTGTAAGGTTTCTACTATAGAAAAGATAATCAAGATCCTCTCTTTTATCCTGCTGCCCCTAGTTATCATTGCCTTTATACTTCGCTATTTCTTACATAAGAAATTCGATAAACAGTTCTTGTGTATCCCAAAAGTCATTTCTAACGAAGACGAAGCTCTTCTTGGATCTAGACCACAAGCAGTTGAAAAAGCAGTTCGAGAAATATCTCCAGCCTTCTTCTCTATACCAAGAAAATACCAACTTATTAGAATCGACACTCCTAAAGATGACGCTCCCTCAATCCTTTTCCCTATAGGCATAGAGATCATTCTCAAAGATTTATGTATTGATACACTCAAGCAATCTAATCTTTTCCTTAAAAGAGAAATGGATTTCTTAGGTCATCCAGAAGAAAAAGCATTATTCGACTCGATATGTTCTATAGAAAAAGATCAAGAATGGATGAGCTTGGAAAGTAAAAAACTTTTAATCACGCACTTCCTAAAGTATCTCTTTGTCTCTGGAATCGAACAACTAAATCCAGGCTTTAACCCAGAGAATGGGCGTGGGTATTTTTCAGAAATAAGTACAGCAAAGATCCATTTTCATCAGCACGGTCGATATGGGCCAATCCGTTCTTCGGGACCCATCATGAAGGAAATATAAAAATAAAAGGCATGGGCTACCAAATCTTCACAAGACTTAAAAAACTTGGAATCTCATTCTCCTCTTATAATTCCATTAATCCTAATCCTTACTTCTTCGATGAAGGCTGTTTTGTCTACTGGGAATCCCAATTTAAATCCGCACTGCAAGATCACGGGATTCTCCAGAAACAGACAGAAACATTCTATAGAAATACTTAAATACATTTCTAAGAAGTCTGTCTAAGAGAACTCCAAACCTATAAAAAAACCCTTAAATATTTCCTAAATAGAAGACTCTATAAAAGGCTATGGTTCCGCTAGTGCCTTTAGAAATCCCCCTCAGCTATTGCTAAAGTTCTTTCTAGTATGTGAAGAGTTATGTATACTTACTGTTGCTACACATAGAGCTCTCTTAGAAACTCCTTTAGCTCTATCATTTTTTAAAGAACTTAAGACAAAATATGTCTACAGGGCGAAAGACATACTACAACTACATAACTATAAAGGATTTACTATCCTTAATACATCACCGTTATGTTCTTAATTTCTCTATCTGTAAATCGTTGACAGAAGAAGCCCTGCATGCTACGACTCAATTAACAGTGATGCAATTGGAGTATCTTTGCTAATGGATATTTCCCATATCCTGGAAGATCTTGCCTATGACGAAGGGATCCTTCCAAGGGAAGCTATAGAAGCGGCTATTGTTAAACAAATGCAAATTACGCCTTATTTACTGCATATTTTACACGACGCTACTCAGCGCGTCCCTGAGATTGTAAATGATGGGAGTTATCAAGGTCACCTCTATGCCATGTATCTCCTCGCACAATTCAGAGAAAGTCGCGCACTCCCTCTCATCATTAAACTCTTTGCATTTGAAGATGATACTCCACACGCAATAGCAGGTGATGTCCTAACCGAAGATCTGCCTAGGATCCTAGCTAGCGTCTGCAATGATGACTCGCTAATTAAAGAGCTCATAGAAACTCCAAAAATCAATCCTTATGTGAAGGCAGCCGCAATCTCTGGTCTTGTAACTCTTGTAGGAGCCGGGAAAATTCCTAGGGATAAAGTTATCCGTTATTTTGCAGAACTTCTAAACTATAGATTAGAAAAACAGCCCTCGTTCGCTTGGGATAACCTAATCGCAGGGATCTGTACTCTTTACCCCGGAGAGCTCTTCTATCCAATAAGCAAAGCCTTTGACGGAGGACTTGTTGATACATCTTTCATCAGCATGGAAGATGTCGAAAATATTATCCACGAAGAAACCGTGGAATCTTGTATCCATACCCTCTGTTCTTCTACAGAACTCATTAATGACACTCTAGAAGAAATGGAAAAATGGTTAGAAGACTTCCCCATAGAACCGTGACATCGATCAATCAATATTTCTAACCACTACACCGAGGTCCTAAGTGAACAAAAAAAAACGTTTCTTATCTCTCCTCTTTCTGACTGCAGTACTTTTAGGCATTTGGTTCTCTCCCCATCCCGCATCTATAAATTCTAATGCTTGGCAACTCTTCGCTATATTCACAACTACTATCATGGGAATCATTTTCCAGCCCGTCCCCATGGGAGCTATTGCCATTATTGGAATCTCCACACTACTACTCACACAAACGTTAACTCTAGAACAAGGATTGTCAGGATTCCATAATCCTATAGCGTGGTTAGTCTTCCTCTCCTTCTCAATAGCAAAAGGAATCATAAAAACAGGACTCGGTGAACGAATCGCATACTTCTTTGTCAGTGCTTTGGGGAAAAGTCCTCTAGGACTCAGCTATGGACTGGTAATCACAGATTTTTTCCTTGCACCTGCAATCCCCAGCGTGACTGCTCGAGCTGGAGGGATTCTCTATCCCGTAGTCACGAGCTTATCAGATTCCTTTGGAAGTTCCGCAGAAAAAGGAACTCAAGATCTTATCGGATCCTTCCTCATTAAAGTTGCCTATCAAAGCTCAGTGATCACCAGCGCTATGTTCCTCACTGCTATGGCAGGAAACCCTCTGGTGGCAGCTCTAGCAGGCCACGTCGGGGTTTCTTTATCTTGGGTTCTATGGGCAAAAGCCGCAATCATTCCAGGACTCCTCAGTCTATTCCTCATGCCGATCATACTCTACAAACTCTACCCACCAAAAATCACATCTTGTGAAGAGGCTATCCGATCGGCAAAACTTCGACTCAAAGAAATGGGGCCGCTAAAAAAAGAAGAAAAAACAATATTGATGATCTTTTTCCTCCTTGTAGTCCTCTGGACTTTTGGAGATCTCTTAGGAATCTCAGCAACAACAGCAGCCCTTATAGGACTGTCTCTCCTCATCCTCACTAATATTCTAGATTGGCAAAAAGATGTCATAGCAAATACAACAGCATGGGAAACATTCATCTGGTTCGGAGCCTTAATCATGATGGCTTCCTTCTTAAACCAACTCGGGTTTATCCCACTCGTAGGAGACTCAGCAGCAGCACTGGTCAGTGGCCTCTCTTGGAAAATTGGCTTCCCTCTACTCTTCCTGATCTACTTCTACTCCCACTACCTTTTTGCTAGCAATACCGCGCATATCGGAGCCATGTATCCCATATTCCTCGCAGTCTCCATATCGTTAGGGACTAATCCTATATTCGCAGCACTCACCCTAGCATTCGCAAGCAACCTTTTTGGAGGACTCACTCATTACGGATCCGGACCCGCACCCCTCTACTTCGGGTCACATCTCGTTACTGTCCAAGAGTGGTGGCGGTCAGGATTCGCTCTTAGCATTGTCAATATTGTTATCTGGATAGGAATCGGAAGCTTGTGGTGGAAAGCCCTCGGACTCATTTAGAAACCAAGTCTTTTATATAGAAAATATTCTTTAGCAAGTTTATATTTTGTGAAATATGAAAGCTAAATCATAGGACCACCTGTGATTTAGCCTTCTGTCATAAGCTCTCTTTTTATAGCCTAAAGTTGAAGAAAGCTTAGCCGTAAAAGGTCTTGTTGTATTCTTCCAACGAGTTACAACGAAATACACTAAAGTTCATTCTCAAAGTAGAATCATTCCTTAAAATAAGACCTTTTTAAAAAAACCTGATGTTCTTATGCACAAAAAGAATCCCATTGACTTTAGCCTTGGGATGATGCAAAAAGCAAAATTAGAGTGTAGCCGTTATCCTTATGCATCCTTTATACGTTGATCTTGATACTATTATCAGCTCCTACTCTCCTCCCTTACCTAAAGAATTTCAAGAAGCAGCCTCTTTAATTGCTGTTCCAGATACTTCACATTCTAAGCCTGTCGTTCCAGGAGTGAAAACCCTCTTTCCACAAACCTACCACCTTCCCTATCTAAAGTTTGTCCAAGGAGAAAATGTCGTTCACACTCCTCTAAAAGTAGGCGTAATGTTCTCAGGAGGACCTGCTCCAGGAGGACATAATGTCATCCAAGGACTCTTCAATAGTCTAAAAGATTTCCATCCCGATTCCTCCCTCGTGGGGTTCGTAAATAATGGAGACGGTCTTACAAACAATAAAAGCATAGACATTACTGAAGAGTTTCTCTCCAAATTCCGAAATTCCGGAGGCT encodes:
- a CDS encoding peptide ABC transporter substrate-binding protein; this translates as MHRLKPTLKSLIPNLLFLLLTLSSCSKQKQEPLGKHLVIAMSHDLADLDPRNAYLSRDASLAKALYEGLTRETDQGIALALAESYTLSKDHKVYTFKLRPSVWSDGTPLTAYDFEKSIKQLYFEEFSPSIHTLLGVIKNSSAIHNAQKSLETLGIQAKDDLTLVITLEQPFPYFLTLIARPVFSPVHHTLRESYKKGTPPSTYISNGPFVLKKHEHQNYLILEKNPHYYDHESVKLDRVTLKIIPDASTATKLFKSKSIDWIGSPWSAPISNEDQKVLSQEKILTYSVSSTTLLIYNLQKPLIQNKALRKAIAHAIDRKSILRLVPSGQEAVTLVPPNLSQLNLQKEISTEERQTKARAYFQEAKETLSEKELAELSILYPIDSSNSSIIAQEIQRQLKDTLGLKIKIQGMEYHCFLKKRRQGDFFIATGGWIAEYVSPVAFLSILGNPRDLTQWRNSDYEKTLEKLYLPHAYKENLKRAEMIIEEETPIIPLYHGKYIYAIHPKIQNTFGSLLGHTDLKNIDILS
- a CDS encoding ABC transporter permease; amino-acid sequence: MFSYIKNRILFNLLSLWIVLTLTFLVMKTIPGDPFNDEGCNVLSEEVLQTLKSRYGLDKPLYQQYTQYLHSIAKLDFGNSLVYKDRKVTNIISTAFPISAILGLQSLFLSIGGGIALGTIAALKKKKQRRYILGASILQISIPAFIFATLLQYVFAVKIPLLPIACWGSFTHTILPTLALAVTPMAFIIQLTYSSVSAALNKDYVLLAYAKGLSPLKVVIKHILPYAIFPTISYSAFLTTTVITGTFAIENIFCIPGLGKWFICSIKQRDYPVALGLSVFYGTLFMLSSLLSDLIQSIIDPQIRYAHGKEKKRK
- a CDS encoding ABC transporter permease encodes the protein MENLSSAPSRSIWKSIIQNKMLVLGLTTLIILMLGALLLPWFYQDYEQTSLKDILVSPCSRFPFGTDTLGRCMFARTLRGLRLSLLIATIATLIDVCVGLLWATVAISGGKKIDFLMMRTTEILFSLPRIPIIILLLVIFHHGLLPLILAMTITGWIPISRIIYGQFLLLKNKPFVLSAKAMHASTFHILKKHLLPNTLAPIISTLIFTIPNAIYTEAFISFLGLGIQPPQASLGTLVKEGINAIDYYPWLFFFPSLIMIALSISFNLIGEGAKTLCLEEGSHG
- a CDS encoding ABC transporter ATP-binding protein yields the protein MDNYLLNIKDLTITSTNPKRTLIENLSLQLKENRNLALVGESGSGKTTITKAILGFLPENCLIKTGSILFEDIDITKLSPKELHKIRGQKIATILQNAMGSLTPSMRIGMQIIETLRQHHKMNKEEAYNKAMQLLTDVCIPNPKYSFSQYPFELSGGMRQRVVIAIALASQPKLILADEPTTALDSMSQAQVLRILRNIQQQKQATILLVTHNLSLVKELCNDICIIKDGKLIETGTVEEIFLSPKHPYTLKLLNAVSKIPIKKTSSPILKNKFQPLMSMQGGL
- a CDS encoding ABC transporter ATP-binding protein, which gives rise to MTTLLSIKDLSLTIRGKKILNHINLNLIKGSYLTIVGPSGSGKSSLALTILDLLKPTTGTITFHMDPKIPRARKVQVIWQDIDSSLNPCMSIKGIISEPLNIIGTYSKAEQNKEIYNVLDLVNLPKSVLHLKPYKLSGGQKQRIAIAKALVSKPELLICDEPLSSLDTLNQSLILDLFQTIKKEYQNTLLFITHDMSAAYYIADTIAVMDQGSLVEHACREKIFSTPKHTTTQDLLDAIPIFSLISTEMEPSEEYELQVASK
- a CDS encoding DUF648 domain-containing protein, whose protein sequence is MNTYTFSPTLQKSFSLFLLEKLDSYFFFGGTRTQILVITPTNIRLAAKKRGCKVSTIEKIIKILSFILLPLVIIAFILRYFLHKKFDKQFLCIPKVISNEDEALLGSRPQAVEKAVREISPAFFSIPRKYQLIRIDTPKDDAPSILFPIGIEIILKDLCIDTLKQSNLFLKREMDFLGHPEEKALFDSICSIEKDQEWMSLESKKLLITHFLKYLFVSGIEQLNPGFNPENGRGYFSEISTAKIHFHQHGRYGPIRSSGPIMKEI
- a CDS encoding DUF1186 domain-containing protein translates to MLMDISHILEDLAYDEGILPREAIEAAIVKQMQITPYLLHILHDATQRVPEIVNDGSYQGHLYAMYLLAQFRESRALPLIIKLFAFEDDTPHAIAGDVLTEDLPRILASVCNDDSLIKELIETPKINPYVKAAAISGLVTLVGAGKIPRDKVIRYFAELLNYRLEKQPSFAWDNLIAGICTLYPGELFYPISKAFDGGLVDTSFISMEDVENIIHEETVESCIHTLCSSTELINDTLEEMEKWLEDFPIEP
- a CDS encoding anion permease gives rise to the protein MNKKKRFLSLLFLTAVLLGIWFSPHPASINSNAWQLFAIFTTTIMGIIFQPVPMGAIAIIGISTLLLTQTLTLEQGLSGFHNPIAWLVFLSFSIAKGIIKTGLGERIAYFFVSALGKSPLGLSYGLVITDFFLAPAIPSVTARAGGILYPVVTSLSDSFGSSAEKGTQDLIGSFLIKVAYQSSVITSAMFLTAMAGNPLVAALAGHVGVSLSWVLWAKAAIIPGLLSLFLMPIILYKLYPPKITSCEEAIRSAKLRLKEMGPLKKEEKTILMIFFLLVVLWTFGDLLGISATTAALIGLSLLILTNILDWQKDVIANTTAWETFIWFGALIMMASFLNQLGFIPLVGDSAAALVSGLSWKIGFPLLFLIYFYSHYLFASNTAHIGAMYPIFLAVSISLGTNPIFAALTLAFASNLFGGLTHYGSGPAPLYFGSHLVTVQEWWRSGFALSIVNIVIWIGIGSLWWKALGLI